Genomic DNA from Candidatus Koribacter versatilis Ellin345:
GCTTACGAGGTGGTGTGAGCGATAGGGATCCTTCGACGGAGTTTCGCTTCGCGAACTCCGCTCAGGATGACAGGAGTTAGTATCGTGGTGCGACTAAATACCACAGGGGCTAAAGCCCAACGTTCAAGAAGTGGCGTTTACGGCACGGCTGAAGCCGTGCCCTTTCTACGCTGTGGGTGGTTCTTCTTCGACGGCGGCTTCGTCGTCGGTGGTGGGCTGGTTGCGGAAGGCTTCGATGATTTCGCGGGCTTCGTCGGCGCGATCACCGGGGACTTGGACGACAACGCCGCCGACGCCGGGGAGGATGTCCTGCTGGGCGTCGAGCGAGATGACGAGGGCGTCGATGCCGGCGGATTCGAGGAGGCCCTTGACCACCAGTGCTTCTGATTCCTGCTCTGTATCGAAGACGCGTACCAGATCGCTGTTCGGTGTTGGTTGCGTTGCCATCATTCCTCCCGTTACTACGATGCAGTTTGGAATCGAAACGATCTTAATCTGCGCATTTGCGTTCGGCTAGAGGGACGCCGAGGCGCTCGACGGCCTGGTAGGCGGTTTCGGTTTCGCCTTCGAACAACTCAGCGTGCATGCCGACGGCGCGAGCGCCGTCAATATTGGGCTGCTTGTCGTCGAAGAAGAGGGACTCGCCGGCGCTGACGTGGAGAGCCGCAAGGACGGCGCGGTAGGCCTCCGGCTCAGGTTTCACGGAGCCGATATCGCAGGTGTAAATCTGGGCGTCGAAGCGGTTGAGCCAATTGAGGCGCTGACGCATGGCGTGGAGCATGTCGCTTTGCATGTTGGAGAGAATGCCGATTTTCAGGCCAGCGGCTTTGGCTTGCCATGCGAATTCGAGCATCTCGGGATTGGCCTTGGTCCACTGTTCGTTGTCGAAGGCGATGAGGCGGTGAACGTCGGCATGCGAGATGGTCTTGCCGAGATGTTCCGCTACAGCAAACCAGTAGGTTTGTCCGGTGTAAACGGCGCGATCGTAGTCGAGGCGGAGGTCCCAATAGGGCTCCTGGAATTGTTCGACGGAGACGTTGAAGACCGAGGCGAGACGCGACCAGTCGTCCTCCGTCGGAGAAAGGGAGAGGACCATGCCGTAATCGAAAACGATGGCTTTCAACTGCATGAATCTATGATGCCTGAAAAATTTGGCGGCGGCGAATCAGCTCGCAGCTTCGTCCGGCCGCAAGCGGCGGAGACTCTCGACGGAAGGCACGAAGTAGTACGAGCCGGTGAGTGGCGTGGTGAAGCGGGTGAGGGCGTCGCGGGTGCCGTTGACGAGGCCGGCCATGCTGTCGAGCATTTTTGCGAGGCGCTGTTGCTCGCAGGTAAAGCCGACAAACATGGTGCCGTGATCCTGGACGCCTCCGTAGGGCATGTTGCGGCGGAAGACCTTGCCAAAGTCGTCCTGATCGGTGCGGGCGACGTGCGAGTCTTCGGGCTTGTCTTCAATTTCGGTGCTGTCGAGCTTGAGGCGGCCCATGATCTTTTCCTGGCGCTCGACGGGCAGGGCTTCCCATTCGGCGGACTTGTGCACCCATTTTTGCAGCAACAGGATGGATCCGGCGGCGCCGGGAGTGCCTTCGGGGATGAGAGCGGCGGCGGGTGCGTCGAGGAGCGAAGGATTCTCGGAGCCGTCGATGAAGCCGGTGAGGTCGCGGACGTGGCGATAGGGCCAGCTTGCGGTTTCGTCGGCGAGCTTGGCGAGGCCGTCGAGGTCGCGGATGACGTCCCGCGCCATGTCGAAGAGGACGTCGTAGGCACTGCCGGAGAGCCAGACCACGGCGTCGTGTTGGGTGGCCGGCATTGCGAAGCCTTCGATGCCGTTGATGGGAGCGTTGAAGCCCTTCACATCGGTGGGGATATCACCGGGAGTCAACTTGCGCCACAGCTCTGGGCGGAA
This window encodes:
- a CDS encoding HAD family hydrolase; amino-acid sequence: MQLKAIVFDYGMVLSLSPTEDDWSRLASVFNVSVEQFQEPYWDLRLDYDRAVYTGQTYWFAVAEHLGKTISHADVHRLIAFDNEQWTKANPEMLEFAWQAKAAGLKIGILSNMQSDMLHAMRQRLNWLNRFDAQIYTCDIGSVKPEPEAYRAVLAALHVSAGESLFFDDKQPNIDGARAVGMHAELFEGETETAYQAVERLGVPLAERKCAD
- a CDS encoding putative signal transducing protein, whose product is MMATQPTPNSDLVRVFDTEQESEALVVKGLLESAGIDALVISLDAQQDILPGVGGVVVQVPGDRADEAREIIEAFRNQPTTDDEAAVEEEPPTA
- a CDS encoding Dyp-type peroxidase, whose protein sequence is MIRRYNPRMYTPQAGIFALGTSSHAYLEFDALDATKHDEFAAKLAAIHEPRTTTGGVNFVIGFRPELWRKLTPGDIPTDVKGFNAPINGIEGFAMPATQHDAVVWLSGSAYDVLFDMARDVIRDLDGLAKLADETASWPYRHVRDLTGFIDGSENPSLLDAPAAALIPEGTPGAAGSILLLQKWVHKSAEWEALPVERQEKIMGRLKLDSTEIEDKPEDSHVARTDQDDFGKVFRRNMPYGGVQDHGTMFVGFTCEQQRLAKMLDSMAGLVNGTRDALTRFTTPLTGSYYFVPSVESLRRLRPDEAAS